In Halomonas alkalicola, the following proteins share a genomic window:
- a CDS encoding phosphatase PAP2 family protein: MDTRAPALLDRLDLLEWRLCQRIGRLNLYRPWLWLLRLASRLGDWPAWVALVLAQPLLQESGGWRHLVQYTLTALVAIAVYRLVKTRLCRERPFITFVGNVRSHEPARDRYSFPSGHTMHAVMFLVLTANHLPWLAPWLVPLVLLIALSRVGLGLHYLSDVVAGALLGLLFAGASLALVG, translated from the coding sequence ATGGACACTCGCGCCCCCGCCCTGCTTGACCGCCTCGACCTGCTGGAGTGGCGACTCTGCCAGCGCATCGGCCGCCTCAACCTCTATCGCCCCTGGCTTTGGCTGCTCCGCCTGGCCAGCCGTCTCGGGGACTGGCCCGCCTGGGTGGCCCTGGTGCTCGCCCAGCCGCTGCTGCAGGAGAGCGGCGGCTGGCGGCACCTGGTGCAGTACACCCTGACGGCCCTGGTCGCCATTGCCGTTTACCGCCTGGTGAAGACGCGCCTGTGCCGGGAGCGTCCCTTCATCACCTTCGTGGGCAACGTGCGCTCCCACGAGCCGGCCCGGGACCGCTACAGCTTTCCCAGCGGCCACACCATGCATGCGGTGATGTTCCTTGTGCTGACCGCGAACCATCTGCCCTGGCTGGCGCCCTGGCTGGTCCCGCTGGTGCTGCTGATCGCCCTCTCCCGGGTTGGCCTCGGCCTGCACTACCTGAGCGATGTGGTGGCCGGCGCCCTGCTCGGGCTGCTGTTCGCCGGCGCGAGCCTGGCCCTGGTCGGCTGA
- a CDS encoding alpha-ketoglutarate-dependent dioxygenase AlkB family protein, with protein MPTEILLPDPPLWLTAPLLGEPHASRLLHTLDAELAWQRPTLRLYGREHLIPRAQVWMGDPEAHYRYSGRDFRPDPWHPAVAELRDRVIAALADHGMQAGFNSVLLNRYAGGEERMGWHSDDEPELGREPLIAAVSLGAERPLRFRRKPGAAPAGDAGAAAPFNAWLPHDSLLVMGPGVQRTLQHALLPRRIPGLRISLTFRRVHPG; from the coding sequence ATGCCGACCGAGATCCTGCTGCCCGACCCGCCCCTGTGGCTCACGGCTCCCCTGCTGGGGGAGCCCCATGCCTCCCGGCTGCTTCACACCCTCGATGCCGAGCTCGCCTGGCAGCGCCCCACCCTGCGCCTCTACGGCCGTGAGCACCTCATTCCCCGCGCCCAGGTCTGGATGGGCGACCCCGAGGCGCACTATCGCTATTCCGGTCGGGACTTTCGCCCCGATCCCTGGCACCCGGCCGTGGCCGAACTGCGGGATCGGGTGATCGCCGCCCTGGCAGACCACGGCATGCAGGCCGGCTTCAACAGCGTGCTGCTCAATCGCTATGCGGGCGGCGAGGAGCGCATGGGCTGGCACAGCGATGACGAGCCCGAGCTCGGACGCGAGCCGCTGATCGCCGCCGTCTCGCTGGGGGCCGAGCGCCCGCTGCGCTTTCGCCGGAAGCCGGGCGCGGCCCCCGCCGGAGACGCGGGAGCCGCCGCGCCCTTCAATGCCTGGCTGCCCCACGACAGCCTGCTGGTCATGGGGCCCGGCGTGCAGCGTACCCTGCAGCACGCCCTGCTGCCGCGGCGAATCCCCGGGCTGCGCATCAGCCTGACGTTCCGTCGGGTGCATCCTGGCTGA
- the gcvT gene encoding glycine cleavage system aminomethyltransferase GcvT yields MSELKHTPLHGLHRELGAKLVPFAGYEMPVQYPLGVKKEHEHTRSACGLFDVSHMGQLLLRGPSPAEALETLVPADIVGLEPGWQRYALFTSEAGGILDDLMVVNAGDHLYLVVNAACKEQDIAHLRRGLSAGHELEVLDRGLLALQGPKAAEVMARLCPAACEMVFMQHGRFEIDGFSVWISRSGYTGEDGFEISVAAEQSQALAQRLLAESEVEAIGLGARDSLRLEAGLCLYGHDIDTETTPVEAGLVWAIGQPRRRGGERAGGFPGADVILHQMHAKDHQRKRVGLLGEGRAPVREGVELFDAEGGRIGIVTSGGFGPSVGRPVAMGYVALSHAEIGTQVFADVRGKRLPMTVSRMPFVAPGYYRG; encoded by the coding sequence ATGAGCGAACTCAAGCACACCCCGCTGCATGGGCTGCATCGGGAGCTGGGCGCGAAGCTGGTGCCCTTCGCCGGCTACGAGATGCCGGTTCAGTACCCGCTCGGTGTCAAGAAGGAGCACGAGCACACCCGCAGCGCCTGCGGCCTCTTCGATGTCTCCCACATGGGCCAGCTGCTGCTGCGGGGACCGTCTCCGGCCGAGGCGCTGGAGACCCTGGTGCCGGCGGATATCGTCGGCCTCGAGCCGGGCTGGCAGCGCTATGCGCTGTTCACCAGCGAGGCGGGCGGCATCCTCGACGACCTGATGGTGGTCAATGCCGGGGACCATCTCTACCTCGTGGTCAATGCCGCCTGCAAGGAGCAGGACATCGCTCACCTGCGCCGCGGGCTCTCCGCTGGGCATGAGCTCGAGGTCCTCGACCGCGGCCTGCTGGCCCTGCAGGGGCCCAAGGCCGCCGAGGTCATGGCGCGCCTCTGCCCGGCGGCCTGCGAGATGGTCTTCATGCAGCACGGCCGCTTCGAGATCGATGGCTTCTCCGTATGGATCAGCCGCAGCGGCTACACCGGTGAGGATGGCTTCGAGATCTCGGTGGCGGCCGAGCAGAGCCAGGCACTGGCGCAACGCCTGCTGGCCGAGTCCGAGGTGGAGGCGATCGGCCTGGGCGCCCGGGACTCCCTGCGTCTGGAGGCGGGGCTCTGCCTGTATGGCCACGATATCGACACCGAGACCACGCCGGTGGAGGCGGGGCTGGTGTGGGCGATCGGCCAGCCGCGGCGCCGCGGCGGGGAGCGTGCCGGTGGCTTCCCCGGGGCGGATGTGATCCTGCACCAGATGCACGCGAAGGATCACCAGCGCAAGCGGGTCGGGCTGCTGGGGGAGGGGCGTGCGCCGGTGCGCGAGGGTGTCGAGCTGTTCGATGCCGAGGGCGGTCGCATCGGGATCGTCACCTCCGGAGGCTTCGGTCCGTCGGTGGGGCGGCCGGTCGCCATGGGCTACGTGGCGCTGTCCCATGCCGAGATCGGGACCCAGGTGTTCGCCGATGTGCGTGGCAAGCGCCTGCCGATGACGGTCAGCAGGATGCCCTTCGTGGCGCCGGGCTACTACCGCGGCTGA
- a CDS encoding alanine/glycine:cation symporter family protein: METLNSIFGAINGVVWGPLMLILLLGVGLYLQIGLKLMPLLKLGMGFKLMWQGRDAKPVPGEKKKDDDGEISPFNALMTALSATIGTGNIAGVATAIALGGPGAVFWMWITALVGMATKFAEAVLAVRYRETDSTGYHIGGPMFYIKNGLGKKWLWLGGAFAFFGAVAAFGIGNTVQSNSVADALDSTFGIPHGLTGVVIMVLAGAVILGGIKRIAKVAGKLVPIMGILYVIAGILVLIVNAGQIGEAFRLIFYYAFNPIAAAGGFAGAAVMAAIRFGVARGIFSNEAGLGSAPIAHAAARTKNPVRQGMIAMLGTFIDTIIICTITALVILTSTVWIEGEAGASLTALSFDAALPGFGNQIVSVALAVFAFTTILGWSFYGEKCFQFLFGTRSIMLYRVLFVLAIPLGAMANLGFIWLMADTFNAMMAIPNLIALALLSPVVFKLTRDYFDGKEILPGEELDHDKG, translated from the coding sequence GTGGAAACCTTGAACAGTATCTTTGGGGCCATCAACGGCGTGGTGTGGGGGCCGCTGATGCTCATCCTGCTGCTGGGGGTGGGCCTCTACCTCCAGATCGGCCTCAAGCTGATGCCGCTACTCAAGCTCGGCATGGGCTTCAAGCTGATGTGGCAGGGGCGGGATGCCAAGCCGGTGCCCGGCGAAAAGAAAAAGGACGATGACGGCGAGATTTCGCCCTTCAACGCCCTGATGACGGCGCTTTCCGCCACCATCGGCACCGGCAACATCGCCGGCGTGGCGACCGCCATCGCCCTGGGCGGCCCCGGTGCGGTGTTCTGGATGTGGATCACGGCGCTGGTGGGCATGGCCACCAAGTTTGCCGAGGCGGTGCTGGCGGTGCGCTACCGCGAGACCGACAGCACCGGCTACCATATCGGTGGTCCGATGTTCTACATCAAGAACGGCCTGGGCAAGAAGTGGCTGTGGCTGGGTGGCGCCTTCGCCTTCTTCGGGGCCGTGGCGGCCTTCGGCATCGGCAATACCGTGCAGTCCAACTCGGTGGCCGACGCCCTGGATTCCACCTTCGGCATCCCCCATGGGCTCACCGGCGTGGTGATCATGGTGCTGGCCGGTGCGGTGATCCTGGGTGGCATCAAGCGGATCGCCAAGGTAGCCGGCAAGCTGGTGCCGATCATGGGCATCCTCTATGTGATCGCCGGTATCCTGGTGCTGATCGTCAACGCTGGCCAGATCGGCGAGGCCTTCCGGCTGATCTTCTACTACGCCTTCAACCCGATCGCGGCGGCCGGCGGCTTCGCCGGGGCGGCGGTGATGGCGGCCATTCGCTTCGGTGTGGCCCGCGGCATCTTCTCCAACGAGGCGGGCCTGGGCAGTGCGCCCATCGCCCACGCCGCTGCCAGGACCAAGAACCCGGTGCGCCAGGGCATGATCGCCATGCTCGGCACCTTCATCGATACCATCATCATCTGCACCATCACCGCCCTGGTGATCCTGACCTCCACGGTGTGGATCGAGGGGGAGGCCGGCGCCTCGCTGACCGCGCTCTCGTTCGACGCGGCCCTGCCGGGCTTCGGCAACCAGATCGTGTCGGTGGCGCTGGCGGTCTTCGCCTTCACCACCATCCTCGGTTGGTCCTTCTACGGCGAGAAGTGCTTCCAGTTCCTGTTCGGTACCCGCTCGATCATGCTCTATCGGGTGCTGTTCGTGCTGGCGATCCCGCTGGGGGCCATGGCCAACCTGGGCTTCATCTGGCTGATGGCCGACACCTTCAACGCCATGATGGCGATTCCCAACCTGATCGCCCTGGCGCTGCTGTCGCCGGTGGTGTTCAAGCTGACCCGGGACTACTTCGACGGCAAGGAGATCCTGCCGGGCGAAGAGCTCGACCACGACAAGGGCTGA
- the gcvH gene encoding glycine cleavage system protein GcvH, which produces MSSIPANLRYADSHEWVLDNGDGTVTIGISDHAQQALGDVVFVELPEVGRTLAVKEEFGVIESVKAASDLYAPVAGEVIAVNEALEDAPETVNEAPYADGWIMKVRLDDSAQLDDLLDADGYAAVAQSDD; this is translated from the coding sequence ATGAGCTCAATTCCTGCCAACCTCCGCTACGCCGACAGCCACGAATGGGTGCTGGACAACGGTGACGGCACCGTGACCATCGGCATCAGCGACCACGCCCAGCAGGCGCTCGGCGACGTGGTGTTCGTGGAGCTGCCCGAGGTCGGCCGCACCCTCGCCGTGAAGGAGGAGTTCGGGGTGATCGAGTCGGTCAAGGCCGCCTCCGACCTCTACGCCCCGGTGGCCGGCGAGGTCATCGCCGTCAACGAAGCGCTCGAGGACGCCCCCGAGACCGTCAACGAGGCCCCCTATGCGGACGGCTGGATCATGAAGGTTCGCCTGGACGACAGCGCCCAGCTCGACGACCTGCTGGATGCTGACGGCTACGCCGCCGTCGCCCAGTCCGACGACTGA
- the gcvP gene encoding aminomethyl-transferring glycine dehydrogenase → MPIDTRRLADLAAHDDFLQRHNGPREADVTAMLATLGVESLSALIERTVPADIRLGRELELDPPRSEAEALDYLKRLARQNRVFKSYIGQGYHGTHLPPVIQRNVLENPGWYTAYTPYQPEISQGRLEGLLNFQQMVMDLTGMELANASLLDEATAAAEAMALCHRANKKAKSEVFFVADDVLPQTLDVVRTRAAYFGFELVVAPVEQLAETEAFGALLQYPGESGRVHDLAPLLGAAAERGIMTCVAADIMSLVLLKEPGALGADIVIGTTQRFGVPMGFGGPHAAFFATTDKLKRSIPGRIIGVSQDSRGGQALRMAMQTREQHIRREKATSNICTAQALLANIAGFYAVYHGAEGLRTIASRIHRLTTLLATGLREKGIQLAHDSWFDTLRLTGVDAGKLHGRALTREINLRYFDNGDVGVSLDETTTAHDLDVLFDVLVGEEHGLSVAALDERAVAEGASGIPAACRRESDFLTHPTFKRYRSETEMLRYLKRLENKDLSLAHAMIPLGSCTMKLNATSEMIPITWPEFANVHPFVPRDQVAGYQQMIDELAAFLVEVTGYDHISMQPNSGAQGEYAGLVAIRRYQAAIGEGHRDVCLIPSSAHGTNPASAAMVGLKVVVVECDALGNIDVADLRAKAEQHSEALSSIMITYPSTHGVFEANVREVCAIVHAHGGQVYVDGANMNAQVGLTRPGDFGGDVSHLNLHKTFCIPHGGGGPGMGPIGVKAHLAPYVSNHVVTPIPGVNADCGAVSAAAFGSASILPISWAYIKMMGARGLREATELAILNANYIAARLGEHYPVLYRGENGSVAHECIIDIRPLKAASGISEEDIAKRLMDYGFHAPTMSFPVPGTLMIEPTESESLYEIDRFCDAMIAIREEIARVEAGEWPADDNPLVKAPHTQADLMDAEWAHPYSRELAAFPTAAVKASKYWPAVNRVDNVFGDRQLVCSCPSIDEYRD, encoded by the coding sequence ATGCCGATCGACACTCGCCGCCTGGCCGACCTGGCCGCCCACGATGACTTCCTGCAACGCCACAACGGTCCCCGCGAGGCGGACGTGACGGCCATGCTGGCCACCCTCGGGGTGGAGAGCCTTTCGGCGCTGATCGAGCGCACCGTGCCGGCGGATATCCGCCTGGGCCGCGAGCTCGAGCTGGACCCGCCGCGCAGCGAGGCGGAGGCGCTGGACTACCTGAAGCGCCTGGCGCGTCAGAACCGCGTGTTCAAGAGCTATATCGGCCAGGGCTACCACGGCACCCACCTGCCGCCGGTGATCCAGCGCAACGTGCTGGAGAACCCGGGCTGGTACACCGCCTACACCCCCTACCAGCCGGAGATCTCCCAGGGCCGCCTGGAGGGACTGCTCAACTTCCAGCAGATGGTGATGGACCTGACCGGCATGGAGCTGGCCAACGCCTCGCTGCTCGACGAGGCCACCGCCGCCGCCGAGGCCATGGCGCTGTGCCACCGTGCCAACAAGAAGGCCAAGAGCGAGGTCTTCTTCGTCGCCGACGACGTGCTGCCCCAGACCCTGGACGTGGTGCGCACCCGGGCCGCCTACTTCGGCTTCGAGCTGGTGGTGGCCCCGGTCGAGCAGCTGGCCGAGACAGAGGCCTTCGGGGCCCTGCTGCAGTACCCCGGCGAGAGCGGCCGGGTCCATGACCTGGCGCCGCTGCTCGGCGCCGCCGCCGAGCGCGGCATCATGACCTGCGTGGCCGCCGACATCATGAGCCTGGTGCTGCTCAAGGAGCCGGGGGCGCTGGGCGCCGACATCGTCATCGGCACGACCCAGCGCTTCGGCGTACCGATGGGCTTCGGCGGCCCCCACGCGGCCTTCTTTGCCACCACCGACAAGCTCAAGCGCTCGATCCCGGGACGCATCATCGGCGTCTCCCAGGACAGCCGCGGCGGCCAGGCGCTGCGCATGGCGATGCAGACCCGCGAGCAGCACATCCGCCGCGAGAAGGCCACATCCAACATCTGTACCGCCCAGGCGCTGCTGGCCAACATCGCCGGCTTCTATGCGGTCTACCACGGCGCCGAGGGGCTGCGCACCATCGCCTCCCGCATCCATCGCCTGACCACCCTGCTGGCCACGGGCCTGCGCGAGAAGGGCATTCAACTTGCCCACGACAGCTGGTTCGACACCCTGCGCCTGACCGGCGTGGATGCCGGCAAGCTACACGGACGCGCCCTGACCCGCGAGATCAACCTGCGCTACTTTGACAATGGCGACGTGGGCGTAAGCCTCGACGAGACCACCACCGCCCATGACCTGGACGTGCTGTTCGACGTGCTGGTGGGCGAGGAGCACGGCCTCTCCGTCGCGGCCCTGGACGAGCGTGCCGTGGCCGAGGGCGCCAGCGGGATTCCGGCGGCGTGCCGGCGCGAGAGCGACTTCCTGACCCACCCGACCTTCAAGCGCTACCGCAGCGAGACCGAGATGCTGCGCTACCTCAAGCGCCTGGAGAACAAGGACCTGTCGCTGGCCCACGCGATGATCCCGCTCGGCTCCTGCACCATGAAGCTCAACGCCACCAGCGAGATGATCCCGATCACCTGGCCGGAGTTCGCCAACGTTCACCCCTTCGTGCCCCGCGACCAGGTGGCCGGCTACCAGCAGATGATCGACGAGCTGGCCGCCTTCCTGGTGGAGGTGACCGGCTATGACCACATCTCCATGCAGCCCAACTCCGGCGCCCAGGGGGAGTACGCCGGGCTGGTGGCGATCCGCCGCTACCAGGCCGCCATCGGCGAGGGCCACCGCGACGTCTGCCTGATCCCCAGCTCCGCCCACGGCACCAACCCCGCCTCGGCGGCCATGGTCGGCCTCAAGGTGGTGGTGGTGGAGTGCGACGCCCTCGGCAACATCGACGTCGCGGATCTGCGCGCCAAGGCCGAGCAGCACAGCGAGGCGCTCTCCTCGATCATGATCACCTACCCCTCCACCCACGGGGTCTTCGAGGCCAACGTGCGCGAGGTGTGCGCGATCGTGCACGCACACGGCGGCCAGGTCTACGTGGACGGCGCCAACATGAACGCCCAGGTGGGCCTGACCCGTCCCGGCGACTTCGGCGGCGACGTCAGCCACCTCAACCTGCACAAGACCTTCTGCATCCCCCACGGCGGCGGCGGCCCGGGCATGGGGCCGATCGGCGTCAAGGCGCACCTCGCCCCCTACGTGTCGAACCACGTGGTCACCCCCATCCCCGGCGTCAACGCCGACTGCGGCGCGGTATCGGCCGCGGCCTTCGGTTCGGCGTCGATCCTGCCGATCTCCTGGGCCTACATCAAGATGATGGGTGCACGGGGCCTGCGCGAAGCCACCGAGCTCGCCATCCTCAACGCCAACTACATCGCCGCCCGCCTCGGCGAGCACTACCCGGTGCTCTATCGTGGCGAGAACGGCAGCGTGGCCCACGAGTGCATCATCGACATCCGTCCGCTCAAGGCGGCCTCGGGCATCAGCGAGGAGGACATCGCCAAGCGCCTGATGGACTACGGCTTCCACGCCCCGACCATGTCCTTCCCGGTACCGGGCACGCTGATGATCGAGCCCACCGAGTCGGAGTCCCTCTACGAGATCGACCGCTTCTGCGACGCCATGATCGCAATCCGCGAGGAGATCGCGCGGGTCGAGGCCGGCGAGTGGCCGGCGGACGACAACCCGCTGGTGAAGGCGCCGCACACCCAGGCCGACCTGATGGACGCCGAGTGGGCGCACCCCTACTCCCGCGAGCTGGCCGCCTTCCCCACCGCGGCGGTCAAGGCCTCCAAGTACTGGCCTGCGGTGAACCGAGTCGACAACGTCTTCGGCGACCGCCAGCTGGTCTGCTCCTGCCCCAGCATCGACGAATATCGCGACTGA
- a CDS encoding LysR family transcriptional regulator, with protein sequence MFNALYFRTFITLVETGSFTQTARRLEMTQPGVSQHVRKLEQYLEKPLLERHGRRFTLTEAGRRAYDYALKLFADHEQFRHSLDVDSLFSGECRLASPGSVGLMLYPFLLGQQQMHPGLSVSYSFAFNHEIVQDVLAGRYDLGIVTDTLRQPDLKVEPWHREPLCLVVPADFAGSGLAELMGIGFVNYYDGLNHASALLRSNFPREFRSMSHFRRQGFTNEVSMVLDAVARGLGFTVVSRLVLETSPWQRQVKELDLPVAVHETLHLVTRAGSEMPRRYVRLLEDFREQRRQALSGFGELPAGP encoded by the coding sequence ATGTTCAACGCGCTCTACTTTCGCACCTTCATCACCCTGGTCGAGACCGGCAGCTTCACCCAGACGGCCCGCCGCCTGGAGATGACCCAGCCCGGGGTCAGCCAGCACGTGCGCAAGCTCGAGCAGTACCTGGAGAAGCCGCTCTTGGAGCGCCACGGCCGGCGCTTCACCCTCACCGAGGCGGGGCGGCGGGCCTATGACTATGCGCTGAAGCTGTTTGCCGACCACGAGCAGTTCCGCCACTCCCTGGATGTCGATTCCCTCTTCTCGGGGGAGTGCCGCCTGGCCTCGCCGGGGAGCGTGGGGCTGATGCTCTACCCCTTCCTGCTCGGGCAGCAGCAGATGCACCCCGGCCTCTCGGTCAGCTACAGCTTTGCCTTCAACCACGAGATCGTCCAGGACGTGCTGGCCGGCCGCTACGACCTGGGCATCGTCACCGACACCCTGCGCCAGCCTGACCTTAAGGTGGAACCCTGGCACCGCGAGCCCCTGTGCCTGGTGGTGCCGGCGGATTTCGCCGGCAGCGGGCTCGCCGAGCTGATGGGCATCGGCTTCGTCAACTACTACGATGGCCTCAACCACGCCAGTGCGCTGCTGCGCAGCAACTTCCCCCGCGAGTTTCGCTCCATGAGCCACTTCCGGCGCCAGGGCTTCACCAACGAGGTGAGCATGGTGCTGGATGCGGTGGCCCGGGGGCTCGGTTTTACCGTGGTCTCGCGGCTGGTGCTGGAGACCTCGCCCTGGCAGCGCCAGGTCAAGGAGCTGGACCTGCCGGTGGCGGTCCACGAGACCTTGCATCTGGTCACCCGCGCCGGCAGCGAGATGCCGCGCCGCTACGTGCGCCTGCTCGAGGATTTCCGGGAGCAGCGTCGCCAGGCGCTCTCCGGCTTCGGGGAGCTCCCGGCAGGGCCTTGA
- the ppnN gene encoding nucleotide 5'-monophosphate nucleosidase PpnN: protein MPDTISSIISPEGSLEILSQHEVSRLHDTSKAGLHDILRRCSLAVLNCGSPIDDGVALMEAYRDFDIEVIPQDRGIRLKLTNAPAEAFVDGKMIRGIREHLSSVLRDIVYVYNEIQGHQRFDLSTGEGTTNAVFHILRKAGTLKPGRDPSLVVCWGGHSISREEYEYSKDVGYHLGLREMDICTGCGPGAMKGPMKGANVAHAKQRRREGRYLGVSEPGIIAAEAPNPIVNELVVMPDIEKRLEAFVRLGHGIIVFPGGVGTAEEILYLLGILLHPDNADMELPVIFSGPANSAEYFARIDEFLVYTLGETVRQRYRIIIDDPTEVARAMRKGIDAVAEYRRARQDAFYYNWRLTIDRPFQEPFEPTHEAMAGLALHRNQPVHELAANLRRAFSGIVAGNVKEQGIRAIQAHGPFRLHAEEELMARLDRLLDSFVAQGRMKLSGDYEPCYTLG, encoded by the coding sequence ATGCCCGACACCATCTCCAGCATCATCTCTCCTGAAGGCAGCCTCGAGATCCTCTCCCAGCACGAGGTGAGTCGCCTTCACGACACCTCCAAGGCCGGCCTGCACGACATCCTGCGCCGCTGCTCCCTGGCAGTGCTCAACTGCGGCTCGCCCATCGACGACGGCGTCGCCCTGATGGAGGCCTACCGGGACTTCGATATCGAGGTGATCCCGCAGGATCGCGGCATCCGCCTCAAGCTCACCAACGCCCCGGCCGAGGCCTTCGTGGACGGCAAGATGATCCGCGGCATCCGCGAGCACCTCTCCTCGGTGCTGCGCGACATCGTCTACGTCTACAACGAGATCCAGGGCCACCAGCGCTTCGACCTGAGCACCGGCGAGGGCACCACCAACGCCGTGTTCCATATCCTGCGCAAGGCCGGCACCCTCAAGCCCGGCCGCGATCCCAGCCTGGTGGTCTGCTGGGGCGGCCACTCCATCTCCCGCGAGGAGTACGAGTACAGCAAGGACGTCGGCTACCACCTGGGCCTGCGCGAGATGGACATCTGCACCGGCTGCGGCCCGGGCGCCATGAAGGGCCCCATGAAGGGCGCCAACGTGGCCCATGCCAAGCAGCGCCGTCGCGAGGGCCGCTACCTCGGGGTCTCGGAGCCCGGCATCATCGCCGCCGAGGCGCCCAACCCCATCGTCAACGAACTGGTGGTGATGCCCGACATCGAGAAACGCCTGGAGGCCTTCGTGCGCCTGGGCCACGGCATCATCGTCTTCCCGGGCGGGGTGGGCACCGCCGAGGAGATCCTCTACCTGCTCGGCATCCTGCTCCATCCGGACAATGCCGACATGGAACTGCCGGTGATCTTCAGCGGGCCGGCCAACAGCGCCGAGTACTTCGCGCGCATCGACGAGTTCCTGGTCTACACCCTCGGGGAAACGGTGCGTCAGCGCTATCGCATCATCATCGACGACCCCACCGAGGTGGCCCGCGCCATGCGCAAGGGCATCGATGCGGTGGCCGAGTACCGCCGGGCGCGCCAGGACGCCTTCTACTACAACTGGCGCCTGACCATCGACCGCCCCTTCCAGGAGCCCTTCGAGCCCACCCACGAGGCCATGGCCGGGCTGGCCCTGCACCGCAACCAGCCGGTTCATGAGCTGGCCGCCAACCTGCGCCGCGCCTTCTCGGGGATCGTCGCCGGCAACGTCAAGGAACAGGGAATCCGCGCCATTCAGGCCCACGGCCCCTTCCGCCTGCACGCCGAGGAGGAGCTGATGGCGCGCCTCGACCGGCTCCTCGACTCCTTCGTCGCCCAAGGCCGCATGAAGCTCTCCGGCGACTACGAGCCCTGCTACACCCTGGGCTGA
- a CDS encoding flavodoxin domain-containing protein, translated as MPMLKIFVGTMYGGALDVAEQVKPLFEEAGFEVAILENPVLEDLTGSDTDLALFCVSTTGSGDYPGNFVPFARAIAEQSPGLSSLRYGLIALGDSSYGETFCGAGRQLDELLQGQGAQRLGERLEVDAMETFMADDAALPWAEEWIESQALKVA; from the coding sequence ATGCCCATGCTCAAGATCTTCGTCGGTACCATGTATGGCGGCGCTCTGGACGTCGCCGAGCAGGTCAAGCCGCTGTTCGAGGAGGCCGGCTTCGAGGTGGCCATCCTCGAGAATCCCGTCCTCGAGGACCTCACCGGGTCGGATACCGACCTGGCGCTGTTCTGCGTCTCCACCACCGGCAGCGGCGACTACCCGGGCAACTTCGTGCCCTTCGCCCGGGCCATCGCCGAGCAGAGCCCCGGGCTCTCCTCGCTGCGCTACGGGCTGATCGCTCTGGGCGACAGCTCCTACGGCGAGACCTTCTGCGGTGCCGGGCGCCAGCTCGATGAGCTGCTGCAGGGGCAGGGCGCCCAGCGCCTCGGCGAGCGGCTGGAGGTCGATGCCATGGAGACCTTCATGGCCGATGACGCCGCCTTGCCCTGGGCCGAGGAGTGGATCGAGTCCCAAGCGCTCAAGGTGGCCTGA
- a CDS encoding DUF2788 domain-containing protein, producing MQQTFETWITPIMIGGLILFMGFIIWDLAKKSNAGRFGTLMLFVVLGAGILGYVFKVVITWALENGGGV from the coding sequence ATGCAGCAGACCTTCGAGACCTGGATCACCCCGATCATGATCGGTGGCCTGATCCTGTTCATGGGCTTCATCATCTGGGACCTGGCGAAGAAGTCCAACGCCGGACGCTTCGGCACCCTCATGCTCTTCGTCGTGCTGGGCGCCGGCATCCTAGGCTATGTGTTCAAGGTGGTGATCACCTGGGCACTGGAGAACGGCGGCGGCGTATAA
- the ihfA gene encoding integration host factor subunit alpha codes for MGALTKAELAEHLHAELGLSKREAKSMVEAFFEEIRACLRENEQVKLSGFGNFDLRDKRERPGRNPKTGEEIPISARRVVTFRPGQKLKSQVEGYRGDA; via the coding sequence ATGGGTGCACTGACCAAGGCCGAGCTGGCCGAGCATCTGCATGCCGAGCTGGGCCTCTCCAAGCGCGAGGCCAAGTCCATGGTGGAAGCCTTCTTCGAGGAGATCCGGGCCTGCCTGCGCGAGAATGAACAGGTCAAGCTGTCCGGTTTCGGTAACTTCGACCTGCGTGACAAGCGCGAACGGCCGGGCCGCAACCCCAAGACAGGTGAGGAGATCCCGATCTCCGCCCGGCGCGTGGTGACTTTTCGCCCCGGCCAGAAGCTCAAGAGCCAGGTGGAGGGCTACCGCGGCGACGCCTGA